From Actinomyces sp. oral taxon 171 str. F0337, one genomic window encodes:
- a CDS encoding DUF6318 family protein, with protein MSASLRPAAPAGARQPATDPGQAALEQRPVTQGRHAHLEPNGSSERVERIALSGCWEWPGSRPGRRRGVAGLVAVCVLALGVAACSVKDTKAEASASASASASAAVARAEKGIADANASATASREAALTPELRAKRDAALAEPAPTKPKQMNEDTPEGAAASVGYFLDLYRYAFMTGNTTELAAMSEDRCKFCQSTIDDANDIHSKGGWADKWDQEIVDITFYEKLEGYDYNRIKVIVNYGKMTSYYGDGQNPSTSEPSEGKVVNIAARYSENRWLIGNVEVEDK; from the coding sequence ATGAGTGCGTCCCTACGACCTGCTGCGCCCGCGGGGGCGAGGCAGCCTGCAACCGACCCCGGCCAGGCGGCGCTGGAGCAGCGCCCCGTAACGCAAGGCCGTCACGCCCACCTGGAACCCAACGGCTCCAGTGAGCGCGTGGAGCGGATTGCGCTGTCGGGGTGTTGGGAGTGGCCTGGTTCTCGTCCTGGGCGTCGCAGGGGTGTGGCTGGGCTGGTGGCGGTGTGCGTGCTGGCGCTGGGGGTGGCGGCCTGCTCGGTGAAGGACACCAAGGCCGAGGCCAGCGCCAGCGCGAGTGCCAGCGCGTCGGCTGCTGTGGCCCGGGCTGAGAAGGGCATCGCCGACGCCAACGCCTCAGCGACCGCCTCCCGAGAAGCCGCCCTGACCCCCGAGCTGCGCGCCAAGCGCGACGCCGCCCTGGCCGAACCCGCACCCACCAAGCCCAAGCAGATGAACGAGGACACCCCCGAAGGCGCAGCCGCCAGCGTCGGCTACTTCCTCGACCTCTACCGCTACGCCTTCATGACCGGCAACACCACCGAGCTCGCCGCCATGAGCGAAGACCGCTGCAAATTCTGCCAGTCAACCATCGACGATGCCAATGACATCCACAGCAAAGGAGGCTGGGCAGACAAGTGGGATCAGGAAATTGTCGACATAACTTTCTACGAGAAGCTCGAAGGTTATGACTACAACAGAATCAAGGTCATCGTCAACTACGGAAAAATGACTTCATACTACGGAGACGGCCAAAATCCGAGTACCTCCGAACCTTCTGAGGGAAAAGTCGTGAACATCGCGGCCCGCTATAGCGAAAACCGATGGCTAATCGGCAACGTGGAGGTGGAAGACAAGTGA
- a CDS encoding zinc transporter produces the protein MANRQRGGGRQVNTRRRVTTVAVASILFLFISSARAAQDTAPPPQTEIDSRNVGNGSEFYGEVTETIPQEGSPDSGEPPSQEHPAVTASDPSMWDQQPHHECSAKNNGNESPDYACRLLAPNRPTQPAEPTGGSTPRTITITTRQAATLIASGSGITRQPPGPQVVISKAFIVYTDPTPRHQTTTILNTPIEVEFTPVSYTWTWGDGTTTTTTDPGHPYPNQTVTHHYQHTATGVTTTLTTTWTTRYRPQGESQWRTIDGTITTTETSTPYDLVRIITYLTDDAEQAQGH, from the coding sequence ATGGCTAATCGGCAACGTGGAGGTGGAAGACAAGTGAATACAAGGCGGCGAGTTACTACAGTCGCTGTTGCGTCGATTTTATTTCTTTTCATCTCCTCTGCGAGGGCAGCCCAGGACACTGCGCCTCCACCACAGACAGAAATCGACTCTAGAAATGTGGGAAATGGAAGTGAATTCTACGGTGAGGTGACTGAAACAATTCCTCAGGAGGGGTCTCCAGATTCTGGTGAGCCTCCGTCTCAGGAGCATCCGGCCGTGACGGCCTCGGACCCGTCAATGTGGGATCAGCAGCCCCACCACGAGTGCTCAGCCAAGAACAACGGCAATGAGTCGCCAGACTACGCGTGCCGCCTGCTGGCGCCCAACCGCCCCACCCAGCCCGCCGAGCCCACCGGCGGCAGCACCCCCCGCACGATCACGATCACCACCCGCCAGGCCGCCACCCTCATCGCCTCCGGCTCAGGCATCACCCGCCAGCCCCCAGGACCACAGGTCGTCATCTCCAAGGCCTTCATCGTCTACACCGACCCCACCCCCCGACACCAGACCACCACCATCCTGAACACCCCCATCGAGGTGGAGTTCACCCCCGTCTCCTACACCTGGACCTGGGGAGACGGCACCACCACAACCACCACCGACCCCGGCCACCCCTACCCCAACCAGACCGTCACCCACCACTACCAGCACACCGCCACCGGCGTCACCACCACATTGACCACCACCTGGACCACCCGCTACCGCCCCCAAGGCGAGAGCCAGTGGCGCACCATCGACGGCACCATCACCACCACCGAGACCTCCACCCCCTACGACCTCGTCCGCATCATCACCTACCTCACCGACGACGCCGAACAAGCCCAAGGCCACTAA